Below is a genomic region from Asterias amurensis chromosome 4, ASM3211899v1.
GACAGAAATACCCTACAAGCAATTTAAAGTGACCCTCCAGTTGATATTAATTGTGTATGTGACAAAGGCACATCCGGCGTGCATTAAGTTTTCACTACTAATAAGTTATCATACATGGGTCATGAATGTAGTCAACTTGTTTGCGAAATGGAGTTAGAACAATTTATAATCATACTGTACGATATATGTAATTGTAgtttacattaaaaacaaatctcgTTACAAATCATTAACATCTTGAAAGCACAAGTACAACCTTTAGttgaaaaatcaaaatcaacttttAACATTTATCAAAATCGACTTTTAATATTTCAGATTTAGTGTACCTTCAGTGTTTGTACTCATTATAAACACAATGCAATGATTTCCCCACCCCCCCCTTCCATttcaactaaaaataaactaacCGAACAGTTGGTACTTACACTGACAATGCAAATATTTGTTCTAATGTGAAGCAATTGAAATGACAAATATGTAGaggaaaaatacaaattaaaactgCGAGTCTTGAACAACCCCTCGATTTTCAACAAATCACTGACTGAATCTAAttcactgtaaacaaaaaaacgtATCCTTCATTTTTAGAAATTTGCAAAACTCCCATCTTCACATACTATGTTCCCAAATTAAAAATGTCGAACAAGGCGAGAAAGTTAAAAAACCCAATCTTTTAGCAGCTTAACACATGGCAAGACTCGTCAACTTGAAACATACAAAAACTACCTTCCACAGGACTGAGATCACCGTATCAAAGCGATTCCGTTTCTCACGAATCGTTTTTAACTTCCGACTTCCGAAGAATGATTGTCGTTGTTTAAAATTCTCACACTTTTCAAGGATACTATTGAAAGCACAGGTTGGGGATTTCAGGGAGCACAACGCTGACAGTGCCTTTCCAAATTGTAAAAAACGTTTCTATTGGCCCATTTGGCGGCACACATGGCACTTCAACACGCCTATCCAGTCCGCCGTTTTGAGAGTTGAAATATATACATCGGAATTAACTCAAACAGTGTCAAAATGGCTGGCTCCAATTGTGCGAACCTTTACTCCAGAGGGCCAAACTTTCAAGTTTCTCCACAGAGAGTTTTTAGTTGTGgggttaaattgttttaaacagGTATGGGTACATTATCGGAATTCTTAGCAACTACCTTGACATCAAGTCGTGCACATCACCAGGCCTGGCCAGCAGATCCTGGGCAATAACTTTACAGagattaacaataacaataaaactgGACAAATAGattcagacatgtcagaggaATCACAATTGAATATGTTTatccttgcaaaaaaaaaaatggacacCAAAGTTTTTCTACATCCATTCAGAGaaccattcttaaaacataatttttaaaatcttcCGAATGAGTTGATAGTATTTTGGTTTAATTTGGAATCCAGAACATTTGTTAAATTTGATTTCATTGATCGAAAAATAGCGGGAAATtgaaacaggtttttaaaatatatactTGGTAAATTCAACACAAAAGGGTTTAGGAAAGTGTTGTCTGTTTTCCGAACCACAGAATTAGGACAggtgcaataatttttttttactattaaaaaacttttgaaaaagGGTTTCCAACAATACCGACTTCTACTTTGAAAATAGGCTCCCTGCGAATTCCCGCGAAATTCAAATCCAGAGATGCTGCTAAAAAATTACAGGACACTTTGTAAAGACTGACCCTCAACATGTAAGACACTAAACAGGCCCCCAAAATACGGACAAAATAAGacaaaattataattaaaaaaacatactcTCAAGgagacaaaatcacaaaattagAATAACGACATAAAACAGGATTTAGACTTACAGACTAGGATTTCCTCGCTGAAAATTGTTTCCCGATCTCTTATCAAATTTGTTATAATTGTGTCTCCATAAATTTCTAATTGGGTAAAGACTACGAAGTGACAAAATACCAGtaagtaatttttcaaattcttttcagACAATACGGTGGATTAACCAAAGAGATATCTTTGAGGTGTTCCCCAAACTTTTCCCAAGAAAAAAATCTACTGTTCACATATTTTGTTCACTATAAAAATATCACCACTTTAGGCTCCTCAGTTTTTCTGTTTCGGTGGACATTTTTCCTTGCCTTGCCTTGCTTGGtcttacctttaaaaaattgcctcattgtcccctggtcattgccttggtgccctaaggtgctccagtagaaatttacaatttcctcatagggtggcctttatcaagaagaaaatgccttggtgcctttgccctttcaaaaacgaagcgtaCAGACCTGAAAACATCTAGCCTTGATCGATATCTTCATATCTTCGGATGTTTTCGAAAATTTTCAGCGAGGATTCCATGTACAAGGATTCTCTTTGCAATGATTTACGTAAATGAAAACTTTGGCTACGTCGTTGTGGCGTTGGTCGACATGTTGTTGATCTCGTCATTGTACGTGCCGTTCTGTGTGAACCCTGACCCTAAGCCATAGAGGTGACCGCAGTACTTGTCATCATCGATGTTGTCTTCAAAGTAACTctggtttataataataataataattttaacaaTTTATTCAAATATAAAGCACAAAATCCAATATAAGTGGTTCAAATGGACCCTGGTTCAAGTCCAACTCAAGTCCAACTATGTGGATTGGATTTTCGGTTTCTGCCTGACTGCGTGTGTTTTCCCTGGAAAAATTCTCAGgggttttcttcccacatcttaaagccattatacactttcggtaaacagtattgtccaagtcccacacttcgtgtatcacaacttatatataaaataacaatgctgtggaaatttaggctcaatcggacatcggagtcgggagaaaataacgggaaaacccactcctgttttcgcgcgtttcgccgtgtcatgacatgtgtttataacaaatccgtaattctcgttaacgagaatttatattgttttaccgttttctcaaaaagtaaagcatttcatggactaatatttcaagagaagtctttcaccattaccttctgtaaaccctgtaaattatttgtaaatctgtgaacttttttttttttttctgtaccgaaagggtccaatggctttaaactgaaacttctttccttgtcttctctccatttggttcttggctagtacagtgattaagtttgcttttctgagagtccttggcttcacagttagtgtaaaTAAATGAACTGGTTAAAGGGaatttacagaattggtaaggaaAAAACAGGTTTATACTATTTtatcgtgacccagatggctgattgatctcaaacttctgcaggtttgtcagtttatgtattatggtggattacataaagtgcttacactgccagcaactgttttgttagcaacaaccaattatgtaatgttcctttaaccatgccGTGAAGACACTGAAGATGGTTAGATACAAATAAGATTGAGTTAACTTACCTCTCTCATCTTAAAGAAGGCAAGTTGGGTGAGGAGGCTATCGCTGCCTGCTTGATGCTGGGGTCCAACCCTCTGGATCTAGGGACAGAGAGAAAAACAGACTCTATAATCCATGACGTTGCCTTTTGGGTTAGCATCTTTTTagtttacaaattattttctaCTTCCTTCATGCTTTAGATTAAgcgaataaaagggtagcgacgagttcgtACCGTTTAAAGCCGCAAGgttcgaattgccgtgtgataaagccccgagccgaaggcgagggcctttagcgcatggcaacgaccctgcaaggttttaaaaggatgtttaagaacgagtcactactcttttattcccattcataaatgccctttgagtataaaaaagtaaaaaaacggATTTCCAGGTTAAAATAGGGAAATCACTCCCTGAAACACACCTGAAGAAAATCGGCCACCTCTTGCAGACCTCCCTTGAGGTCTTTGCAGCTCTTCATCAAGTACTTCACGTCGTAGATCCGCggaaaataaatccgtaataaTTCAAAGAATTCCGACTCGTCTGAGGGCAGGTGAGAAACTGTCAAGACTTTTAGCATGTAGGAGAAATCATAACCACTGGAAAAcaggatgaaaacaaaaattgtatataTTTGTTTGGGTTATAACTTCTAGGACATGTAGGAAAGCATGCTAAGGAAGTGACTAATTTATTtctagtttaaagccattggacactttcggtaaacagtattgtctaagtcCCACTtttcttgtatcacaacttatatataaaataacaaatctgtgaaaatttaggctcaatcggtcatcggagtcgggagacaggaaaacccaccattgtttccgcacgttttgccgtgtcatgacatgtgtttaaaataaatccgtaattctcgatatcgagaattgataactcttttaatgttttctcaacaagtaaagcATACCATGGAATaatatatttcaagagaagtctttcaccattaccttctgtaaaccctgtaagttatttgtaaatctgtgaactttttttttctgttccgaaagtgtccaatggctttaaaggcaaaatataccttttgtttttggatattttcaataaatgtagagtataaaataaaactaacatgtgaacatttcatctAAAGATTATTGAAAACGGGAGAGAATATTTCCACCCAGGACAATAAATCCCTcaaaggaatacacaatctgcgaggcattactgcagtaatgcttctcagattcaaattaaaAGCATAAACAcagtaggcttctaaccaatagttttttacatttaactttAAATACATGGGTGTAAATAAAACTGATACACATTTGTGACAGTAATGGATGCTAACAAATCATTGTacaaaaggaaccagactattggCCTTTCCAGCCTcgttttggttacattgatttaaaTGGGGAAGAAATCAAGATCGCCGCAACATGATAAAGGTCCTTTGACAGTATATTAGAAGTAATTATAGATAGAGGGCAAAgtaggggtgggggtggggtacCTATGAAAGGTGATCCATCTGACTGAGTCTTTGAGGATAACCCCGGAGGTCATGAGAAGTTCAGCAAAGTGCATCACGTCCACCCCTTCCTCCTCGTGTTTCTTGAACTGGATGCCAGACTTGGATAAAAGATCGATGGAGTCTTGGGCATACATGTCCTCCCTGTTGAGAACAAAAAAATTGGAAGAACCAAACATTTTATAACACCGATAATAAAAGCAAAGCTGACTCTTATTCTGTTGGTAATTTAgacaaaccctaaccctaacacaaTGCACTTACAACAAGACTCCCCACTATATCTCAGAACTACTTCAAGTtgacactccatcaaggaatctctGATCCATGCTTTTCCTCAACTAACTCAAGTCTAgacactcctggggtgacaggtctttttcttcagctgcgccacgcatctggaacacTCTATCcaaccacttaatcttagatcttgtctttgtaccacaacattgaaatctcttctcaaaacttatcttatgtcacaggttgtCAAGGACAAACTTAGATGTGtctattttcttttgtttgttttggttatctgtgccttgaacacccagtagggtggatatgtgtgcattacaagtcttacaAGTCCATACGTCCGCTAACCTTACAAGTGCTATAAGATACTCCAATAATTGTTTCTACTCACGTCAGATTAAATTTGAAGTTGAACTGAAATGTCGCTGGTCCAGTGGGGAAGTTCCCTACTTCGTCGCAGAATGTCAGTCCGAGCTGAATGATCTTGAGGAGGTCCACGTTACACCGGTGAAGCTGATACTGGTATTCTGAGTTACTCCGAAACTCCCCGATGGGTCTGGCGACAACCCCTGGAAACTCAGTGTCCTGTGTCAAGTATAAAcggaacaaaattattttgtttaaagacactggacacctttggtaattgtcaatgagtagtcttctcacttggtgtatctcaacatatgcataaaagaaccaacctgtgaacatttgagctcaattggtcgtcgaagttgcgagataataatgaaagaaaaaacaccctagcacacaaagttgtgtgctttcagatgcttggtttcaagacctcaaaaacttattctgaggtctaaaatcaaattagtgggaAGTTTCTttattctcgaaaaactatgttaattcagagggagacatttctcacaatgttttatactatcaacagctccccgttactcgttaccaagtaaggttatgcaaacaattattttgagtcattactacactgcctttaatcttctTATTGTCTGACCCATACTATATGCAAAGATAACCTTAATTACCACCCTTGTACTTTCAATGCTAGCACCGGGTCCATTGGTTTCTACTGTTCCTAAAGACTGATAGTGGTACCACAGACTGCCACATAGTACCATGCCTTCAGTCTAGTATTAAACGCTCTGCTGATGTTTGTACAGCTAGTATTATGTGGAAATCCCATGTTCTGTGTACCTAGGAATTTTGTAGCAAGAGCGAGTCGAGCAAAAAAAGTGCACCACAGCGCTGTGGTACTTTCCCCTGTTAgttagagcgctttataaaattccttgtattattattattattattataaagaacCGTAGCTTTCAGGCCGATAATGGACAGCTGGTATTATGCAAATGGCTTGTGTACTACTGACTTAGTCTCAGAAGTCTCCTGTGGAACTTTGTGAAACGATTCAAACAGGCACGGGATTACTCCAATAGCAACAGGTATACCTAC
It encodes:
- the LOC139935933 gene encoding CCR4-NOT transcription complex subunit 7-like encodes the protein MPGQTNEPVIVDVWESNVEEIFRTIRIIVQQYNYVAMDTEFPGVVARPIGEFRSNSEYQYQLHRCNVDLLKIIQLGLTFCDEVGNFPTGPATFQFNFKFNLTEDMYAQDSIDLLSKSGIQFKKHEEEGVDVMHFAELLMTSGVILKDSVRWITFHSGYDFSYMLKVLTVSHLPSDESEFFELLRIYFPRIYDVKYLMKSCKDLKGGLQEVADFLQIQRVGPQHQAGSDSLLTQLAFFKMRESYFEDNIDDDKYCGHLYGLGSGFTQNGTYNDEINNMSTNATTT